In the genome of Leptospira noumeaensis, one region contains:
- a CDS encoding adenylate/guanylate cyclase domain-containing protein: MIEISAEIPFLRTSKLVFLLWDESLESLETWDWNEGLSIFFQTRRAGELEFRFGPPLWGIPTDTNRIEFPFVSIHNISTNKYLASELAKLGEDKTIYVLIPRSLELEARSVFARLEYLWDDKISPDRITHKFGLTGKTSSVPEVVHSNGNGIKKNSVSLPPLEILGALGRKKESVLVASGSIGSNFIEENETLEDEKSEEPDSEDDSPNHPYDLIESSFSEAETNGKENSKSDKVSESKPAEIVASPKSDEVVSGSEDPSLDGSSHTKFSLQLKMMGVISFLFALSVGVIIFFASFYFKRSIELQLRANNIRIAEIIGSKVKSDILGVVEKGRQIAITLTTQGLPEAERKLLIKTFFQNDQEFIYLGIFERKENTLIMKREVFNEEELKKSSVTEEDFHNVVNRNRDALAEAFNGQAVLLNSSPGFQEPSFAIAIPTSENGELDNALVMIVKLNKIIGAFSKKGIETTFMVNGNGIALAHPKEDLILAATDLASMPIVKSMLTNASNTGQMSYLDEELGGSYLGSFQKIGFADAGVITIVSEEKAFADVYKSQKTNLYIAGIGLCSALIFVFFFSKTITKPVLQLLTATLEIAKGNFKIGIKPTTQDEVGLLTKYFIDMGQGLEEREKVKNILGSMIDPVVVQEAMVDLAALKRGSETHITAFFSDVASFSTISEQLKSADLAALLNEYLSAMTLLLKKHEGVLDKYIGDAIVGIFNAPVPVVDHELKAARASVDMVMKLAELREYWTNNNLYSKEAQVMDARIGLNSGPAKVGFMGTDALASYTMMGDTVNLAARLEAAGKDYGVNILITDPIRDSIQGEMVTRYLDLVRVKGKNEPVKIHELIAYRSLITPSQLEAAEIYESGFKAYLNRDWAKAIQLFSSSEKAKGQKDKSSRMLIERCEEYQTNPPDPSWDGVFTRTHK, from the coding sequence ATGATAGAAATTTCCGCAGAAATACCGTTCCTACGAACGTCCAAACTAGTCTTTCTTCTCTGGGACGAATCCTTGGAGAGTTTAGAGACTTGGGATTGGAACGAGGGACTCTCTATATTTTTTCAAACGAGGCGTGCCGGGGAACTCGAGTTTCGATTTGGGCCACCACTCTGGGGAATTCCTACCGATACTAACCGTATCGAATTTCCATTTGTCTCCATTCATAATATATCCACTAATAAATACTTGGCTTCCGAATTAGCAAAGTTAGGGGAAGATAAAACCATCTATGTTTTAATCCCAAGAAGTCTTGAATTAGAAGCTCGTTCTGTTTTTGCCCGTTTGGAATACCTTTGGGATGATAAAATTTCACCAGATCGAATCACACATAAATTTGGTCTTACAGGCAAAACAAGTTCTGTTCCCGAAGTCGTTCATTCTAATGGAAATGGAATCAAAAAAAATTCAGTAAGTTTACCTCCCTTAGAAATTTTGGGGGCATTAGGTCGGAAGAAAGAAAGTGTTTTAGTTGCTTCTGGCAGTATTGGTTCAAATTTCATCGAAGAAAATGAAACTTTAGAAGATGAAAAAAGTGAAGAACCCGATTCGGAAGATGATTCACCTAACCATCCTTATGATTTGATCGAATCTTCATTTTCGGAAGCAGAAACCAATGGAAAAGAAAATTCTAAATCAGACAAAGTTTCCGAATCAAAACCAGCCGAAATAGTGGCTTCACCGAAATCGGATGAAGTTGTATCTGGATCTGAAGATCCGAGTTTAGATGGATCGTCTCATACAAAGTTTTCCCTCCAACTAAAAATGATGGGAGTGATTAGTTTTCTATTTGCTTTATCTGTTGGGGTCATTATCTTTTTTGCTTCTTTTTATTTTAAAAGATCCATCGAACTACAGTTACGTGCTAATAATATCCGAATTGCTGAAATCATTGGTTCAAAAGTAAAATCCGATATATTGGGAGTTGTGGAAAAGGGTAGACAAATTGCCATTACTCTCACTACCCAAGGTCTACCCGAAGCAGAAAGAAAACTTCTGATCAAAACTTTTTTTCAAAACGATCAAGAATTTATCTATTTAGGTATTTTTGAACGCAAAGAAAACACACTCATCATGAAACGTGAAGTTTTTAATGAGGAAGAACTTAAAAAAAGTTCCGTTACCGAAGAAGACTTTCATAATGTTGTTAACCGTAACCGCGATGCTCTTGCCGAAGCCTTCAATGGCCAAGCTGTTCTTTTAAATTCAAGCCCTGGATTCCAAGAACCATCTTTTGCGATTGCCATTCCCACATCGGAAAATGGGGAACTAGACAACGCACTTGTAATGATTGTTAAGTTAAATAAAATCATTGGTGCTTTTTCGAAAAAAGGAATCGAAACAACTTTTATGGTGAACGGGAATGGAATCGCTTTAGCTCACCCAAAAGAAGATCTAATTTTAGCCGCAACTGACCTAGCTTCTATGCCCATTGTAAAGTCGATGTTAACAAATGCATCTAATACGGGTCAGATGAGTTATTTGGATGAAGAGCTAGGTGGTTCTTATCTTGGATCCTTTCAAAAAATTGGATTTGCTGATGCTGGAGTCATAACCATCGTTTCTGAAGAAAAGGCTTTTGCCGATGTTTATAAAAGCCAAAAAACAAATCTTTATATTGCCGGGATTGGACTATGTTCGGCACTGATTTTTGTATTTTTCTTTTCCAAAACAATTACCAAACCTGTGTTACAACTTTTAACTGCTACTTTAGAAATTGCTAAAGGGAATTTTAAAATTGGGATCAAACCTACCACACAAGACGAAGTTGGACTTCTCACCAAATATTTCATCGATATGGGACAAGGTTTGGAAGAAAGAGAAAAGGTAAAAAATATCCTCGGAAGTATGATTGATCCTGTTGTGGTTCAAGAAGCCATGGTGGATCTAGCAGCTTTAAAAAGAGGTTCAGAAACTCATATCACCGCCTTTTTTTCTGATGTGGCAAGTTTTTCCACAATATCTGAACAATTAAAATCTGCTGATTTAGCAGCACTTTTGAATGAATATCTTTCTGCTATGACCCTATTACTCAAAAAACACGAAGGTGTTTTGGATAAATACATTGGGGATGCGATTGTTGGAATTTTTAACGCACCTGTTCCCGTTGTGGATCATGAACTAAAAGCAGCGCGTGCCAGTGTGGATATGGTGATGAAACTTGCGGAGTTACGAGAGTATTGGACAAACAATAATCTTTATTCGAAAGAAGCGCAAGTAATGGATGCAAGGATTGGCCTTAATTCAGGACCAGCTAAGGTTGGTTTTATGGGAACTGACGCACTCGCATCATATACAATGATGGGGGATACAGTAAACCTTGCTGCCAGATTGGAAGCCGCCGGTAAAGATTATGGGGTAAACATCCTCATTACTGACCCAATCCGTGATTCCATCCAAGGGGAAATGGTCACTCGGTATTTGGATTTAGTTCGCGTGAAAGGAAAAAACGAACCAGTTAAAATTCACGAACTCATTGCTTATCGTTCCCTCATCACTCCGAGTCAATTAGAAGCAGCTGAAATTTATGAATCCGGATTTAAAGCTTACTTAAATCGAGATTGGGCAAAAGCCATCCAATTATTTTCAAGTTCAGAAAAGGCAAAAGGACAAAAAGACAAGTCGAGCCGAATGCTCATCGAACGTTGTGAAGAGTACCAAACAAACCCACCAGATCCAAGTTGGGACGGTGTGTTCACTAGGACACATAAATAA
- a CDS encoding exodeoxyribonuclease III, which yields MKIITLNCNGIRSSLSKGLLEFIRHENPDIICFQETKAPVSEIDREEFRNLGYAVHTCIAEKPGYSGTAVLTKLKPKSVSVGFGDGIYASEGRSILIEYPDFFLWNLYFPSGTSGEERQKVKYKFLDSFMELAKPYTKKKKPLIVCGDVNIAHTDLDIHNPKGNQKSSGFLPEERAWVSKFLDSGFLDCYRVLQPETRDDYSWWTYRFQARKNNKGWRIDYFFITKSTKYKLESVSIKKEPVLSDHAPVVLDLQFT from the coding sequence ATGAAAATCATTACGTTAAATTGCAACGGAATTCGCTCCAGTTTGAGCAAAGGTTTACTCGAATTTATACGTCACGAAAATCCTGACATTATTTGTTTCCAAGAAACGAAGGCCCCCGTATCAGAAATTGATCGAGAAGAGTTTCGAAATTTAGGATATGCTGTTCATACCTGCATCGCTGAAAAACCGGGATACAGCGGCACGGCAGTTCTTACCAAACTGAAACCAAAATCTGTCTCTGTGGGTTTTGGAGATGGAATTTATGCCAGCGAAGGAAGGTCCATTCTTATCGAATACCCTGATTTTTTTCTTTGGAATCTCTATTTCCCTTCCGGCACCAGTGGAGAAGAAAGACAAAAAGTAAAATACAAGTTCTTAGATTCCTTCATGGAACTAGCAAAACCCTATACTAAGAAGAAAAAACCTCTCATCGTTTGTGGAGATGTGAACATTGCACATACGGATCTCGATATCCACAACCCCAAAGGAAACCAAAAGAGTTCTGGATTCCTCCCGGAAGAAAGAGCTTGGGTTTCCAAGTTTTTAGATTCTGGATTTTTAGATTGTTACCGTGTTTTGCAACCAGAAACAAGAGATGATTACTCGTGGTGGACCTACAGGTTCCAAGCTCGGAAGAACAATAAGGGCTGGAGGATCGATTACTTTTTCATTACAAAATCGACTAAATACAAACTAGAATCTGTTTCTATCAAAAAGGAACCTGTCCTTTCTGATCATGCACCTGTAGTGTTGGATCTCCAATTCACTTGA
- a CDS encoding LEA type 2 family protein has product MKLVFPLLLSIFTFQCSVLGVIQDKIPTPNFDFDSLSIKSITFTDITLNVVTSVENPYPVTLPSSLLDMDIKIEGLKLIQIKTDLGAIEGKKTKKLPLEVKLKYTDLLNLYKKFPDKPLLEVSAEGNMKIPIPKQWQLLGKDSLSFPFMKKREIPAVLPNVEIQNFKILMPTEADILSASNTGALADTATGFLKGLLGGTKQTATSAAKAGLSGLNLDLNTEFDFVFANQAASNLNLTNLNYDLNLGGEKFLNGTPKEIINSGKTSTVKVATKFPITSISSSLYKTIQSKSAQFDLKGNSGLKVPTIAETIPFQYEKQGNFKW; this is encoded by the coding sequence ATGAAATTGGTTTTTCCTCTCCTCCTTTCTATTTTTACTTTCCAATGTTCTGTCCTTGGTGTGATCCAAGACAAAATCCCCACTCCAAATTTTGATTTTGATTCTCTCTCAATCAAAAGTATTACCTTTACAGACATCACTTTAAATGTGGTTACCTCTGTAGAAAATCCATACCCGGTCACTCTCCCCAGTTCCTTACTGGATATGGACATTAAAATCGAAGGATTAAAACTCATTCAAATCAAAACTGATCTCGGCGCCATTGAAGGAAAAAAAACAAAAAAACTTCCTTTGGAAGTAAAACTAAAATATACGGATCTACTCAATCTTTACAAAAAATTTCCAGACAAACCATTGTTAGAGGTGAGTGCAGAGGGAAATATGAAAATTCCGATTCCAAAACAATGGCAACTTTTGGGAAAAGATTCGCTCAGTTTTCCTTTTATGAAAAAAAGAGAAATACCGGCAGTCCTCCCCAATGTGGAGATTCAAAATTTCAAAATTTTAATGCCTACGGAAGCTGACATTCTCAGTGCCTCAAATACAGGTGCCTTGGCTGACACAGCTACCGGTTTCTTAAAAGGACTTCTTGGAGGCACCAAACAAACGGCAACATCTGCGGCAAAAGCGGGACTCTCCGGCCTCAACCTAGATTTGAATACAGAGTTTGACTTTGTTTTTGCAAACCAAGCCGCGTCCAACTTAAACCTAACAAACCTTAATTATGATTTAAACTTAGGAGGGGAAAAGTTTTTAAACGGAACCCCAAAAGAAATCATCAATTCCGGAAAAACCTCTACCGTTAAAGTGGCAACAAAGTTTCCCATAACTTCCATTAGTTCCTCTTTATACAAAACCATCCAATCCAAATCGGCACAGTTTGATTTAAAGGGTAATTCGGGACTAAAAGTTCCAACAATAGCAGAAACCATTCCTTTCCAATATGAAAAACAGGGAAACTTTAAGTGGTAA
- the mgtE gene encoding magnesium transporter — protein MEEERKKESEFRIKIDRESDSYDEFLAEIKNLVSLEDSKRLKEMLDGAHPADIVTLFRDLEREEELYLFRILPKEDQAYALVKMEEETLESFLEELSVDEISNTLNHIETDETTYLLSYLPSAKRELVLANLSKTDSFEIRSQLGFRESSAGRLMSKDFATVSITDNVRKGIINVRKKAKEIEDIYQVYVTDDAGVLEGFIPLKDLFLTPINTKVAKITNFSVFAFHYDVDQEEVANTFKKYDLFSAAVTDDLGRIIGRITVDDVLEIVEEEASEDILLMAGVSEDERLSTPILQSVKRRIIWLNVNLLTAFVSSTVVAFFEDTISQIVVLATLMPIVAGLGGNAGTQSVTVVIRNIATGDLSFSNWWEAVRKEVTIGVLNGLVLGTVTGCMIFFVKGNPVLGLVVGTAMFVNMIVASLTGSLVPIVLKAMRVDPAIASSIFVTATTDVCGFFFFLGLATVFAKYLI, from the coding sequence ATGGAAGAAGAAAGAAAGAAAGAGTCCGAATTCCGTATCAAAATCGACAGAGAAAGCGATTCCTATGATGAGTTCCTCGCTGAGATCAAAAACCTAGTTTCCTTAGAAGATTCTAAAAGACTAAAGGAAATGTTGGATGGGGCTCACCCCGCAGACATTGTTACATTATTTCGCGATTTAGAAAGAGAAGAAGAACTCTATCTTTTTCGTATCCTTCCTAAAGAAGACCAAGCCTATGCTCTCGTCAAAATGGAAGAAGAGACCTTAGAGTCTTTTTTAGAAGAACTTTCTGTTGATGAAATTTCAAATACACTCAATCATATTGAAACAGATGAAACTACTTATCTGCTCTCCTATTTACCAAGCGCCAAACGTGAGTTAGTTTTAGCTAATTTAAGTAAAACTGATAGTTTTGAAATTCGATCCCAACTTGGATTTCGGGAATCATCTGCAGGACGACTGATGTCCAAAGATTTTGCTACTGTGTCTATCACAGATAATGTCCGTAAAGGAATCATCAATGTACGAAAAAAAGCCAAAGAAATCGAAGATATTTACCAAGTCTATGTGACCGATGATGCGGGAGTTTTGGAAGGATTTATCCCTTTAAAAGATTTATTTCTCACTCCTATTAATACCAAGGTAGCAAAGATTACTAATTTCTCTGTGTTCGCCTTTCATTATGATGTGGACCAGGAAGAGGTTGCCAATACCTTTAAAAAATACGATTTATTCAGTGCAGCTGTCACAGATGATTTGGGCCGGATCATCGGTCGGATTACGGTGGATGATGTTTTAGAAATCGTAGAAGAAGAAGCATCGGAAGATATCCTCCTCATGGCGGGGGTTTCGGAAGACGAAAGGTTGTCCACACCCATTTTACAATCAGTCAAACGCCGTATTATATGGCTCAATGTCAATTTACTGACTGCCTTTGTGAGTTCCACAGTAGTTGCTTTTTTTGAAGATACCATTTCACAAATTGTTGTTCTCGCGACACTGATGCCCATTGTGGCAGGCCTTGGAGGAAATGCGGGAACTCAATCTGTAACAGTTGTGATTCGGAATATTGCTACGGGAGATCTATCTTTTTCCAATTGGTGGGAGGCCGTAAGAAAGGAAGTTACCATTGGTGTATTGAATGGCCTCGTACTTGGGACAGTCACAGGTTGTATGATTTTTTTTGTGAAGGGGAACCCTGTCCTTGGTCTTGTGGTTGGAACAGCTATGTTTGTGAATATGATTGTAGCTTCACTCACTGGTTCCCTTGTTCCCATTGTACTCAAAGCCATGCGAGTTGACCCTGCCATTGCTTCTTCAATATTTGTTACAGCAACTACAGATGTTTGTGGATTTTTCTTTTTCCTCGGACTAGCCACAGTGTTTGCGAAATATTTAATTTAG
- a CDS encoding OmpA/MotB family protein: MRNKFLSLSFLFLFGFLSFSSLSADWVYFPYEYNQIYKEKYALELELADIRKQHQNELNRLEEEKKDLQTQNRNLTEDLELEKRNRAKEQNEYSDKMRDYDMRLRSLEKKGTDKERLLADENRKREEKDRADLDAYKKKLEDKERECLQKEQKLRESYESKIDELKERIRNLEEELANLRKLTKEQKRELERLAEQTKEFEEKLAKEITSGQIRLKRFHNKLIINIDDKISFDSGSSELKPAILPAIEKIRDILASYPENYIIVEGHTDNVPIKTKFRNNWHLSSERALSVLEYMLQNRNLNPKNFSSAGYGEYQPIVPNSTKENKALNRRVDIVVVPRATGSLNTNND, from the coding sequence ATGCGAAATAAGTTCCTATCTCTTAGTTTCCTTTTTCTATTTGGATTTCTTTCGTTCTCCTCTCTCTCGGCGGACTGGGTTTATTTCCCATATGAATACAACCAAATCTACAAAGAAAAATACGCTTTGGAATTGGAGCTTGCGGACATTCGCAAACAACACCAAAACGAATTGAATCGTTTGGAAGAAGAAAAAAAAGACCTACAAACTCAAAATCGAAATCTTACAGAAGATCTGGAACTTGAAAAACGAAACCGTGCCAAAGAACAAAACGAATACTCAGACAAAATGCGCGATTATGATATGCGCCTGCGGAGTTTGGAAAAAAAAGGAACAGATAAGGAACGATTACTCGCGGACGAAAACCGAAAACGAGAAGAAAAAGACCGAGCGGATTTAGATGCTTATAAGAAAAAACTCGAAGATAAAGAACGTGAATGCTTGCAAAAGGAACAAAAACTTCGTGAATCTTATGAATCTAAAATTGATGAACTAAAAGAAAGGATTCGTAATTTAGAAGAAGAACTGGCAAACCTTCGCAAACTCACAAAAGAGCAAAAAAGAGAATTAGAAAGGCTTGCGGAACAAACAAAAGAGTTCGAAGAAAAACTGGCAAAAGAAATTACCTCGGGCCAAATTCGACTCAAACGGTTTCACAACAAACTCATCATCAATATTGATGATAAAATTTCATTCGATAGTGGTTCTTCTGAATTAAAACCAGCCATCCTTCCCGCAATTGAAAAGATCCGAGATATTCTCGCTTCTTATCCTGAAAACTATATCATTGTGGAAGGACATACTGACAATGTTCCGATCAAAACAAAATTCAGAAACAATTGGCATCTCTCCAGCGAACGAGCCTTATCTGTTTTGGAATATATGTTACAAAATAGAAACCTAAACCCAAAGAACTTTTCAAGTGCTGGATATGGTGAGTATCAACCCATTGTTCCTAATTCAACTAAAGAAAATAAAGCTCTCAATCGTCGGGTAGATATTGTTGTGGTACCAAGAGCCACAGGGTCACTGAACACAAATAATGACTAA
- a CDS encoding cation diffusion facilitator family transporter → MTKPTRPKRSRLVFFLSLSGLLSIGIFFIEWIGSRESGSLALFADAGHIFTDVFAHIISLFALLIASKKPTAKHPFGFHRFEVLAAFLNGLLLIGIAIFILYESYLRFSGTAHVEPNSMLAYALIGFGINLVSAALLVGVSKTSLNLKSAYLHVLSDLLGTLAVVVGALIIRFTGFREVDSFLSVILGIFILKTSYGIVKESIEILIEADTSEFDKEHLLEHIRSLKGIDSVPGITVRKLTSGVFSVELLILVGKDADRDKIVLEIHKVLKSEFGVPFVSVEILSSSLKSQLEDISVRETEREFGHHGHSHGHAHDHHH, encoded by the coding sequence ATGACTAAGCCAACAAGACCCAAACGATCCCGATTGGTATTTTTCTTAAGCCTTTCGGGACTTTTATCGATTGGTATATTTTTTATCGAATGGATCGGTTCTAGAGAGAGCGGAAGTTTGGCCCTGTTTGCCGATGCAGGCCATATCTTTACAGACGTATTTGCTCATATCATTTCCTTATTTGCCCTTCTCATTGCTTCTAAAAAACCAACCGCCAAACATCCGTTTGGGTTCCACCGTTTCGAGGTGCTTGCTGCTTTTTTGAATGGTTTACTCCTGATTGGAATTGCTATTTTCATTTTGTATGAAAGTTACTTACGATTTTCGGGAACAGCACATGTGGAACCAAACTCCATGTTGGCCTATGCACTCATCGGATTTGGAATCAATTTGGTATCAGCAGCTTTACTCGTTGGTGTGAGTAAAACAAGTCTCAACTTAAAATCGGCTTATTTACATGTTCTTAGCGATTTATTAGGAACCCTTGCGGTTGTTGTGGGAGCTCTTATCATCCGGTTTACCGGATTTCGTGAAGTGGACAGTTTCCTCAGTGTGATCCTAGGGATTTTTATTTTAAAAACCTCTTATGGTATTGTCAAAGAATCGATCGAAATCCTTATCGAAGCAGACACAAGTGAATTTGATAAAGAACATCTTTTAGAACACATTCGGAGTTTAAAAGGAATTGATTCTGTTCCTGGGATCACCGTTCGTAAACTCACTTCGGGTGTGTTTTCTGTGGAACTTTTAATTTTAGTGGGAAAAGATGCAGATCGGGACAAAATTGTATTAGAAATCCATAAAGTCCTTAAGTCCGAATTTGGAGTTCCTTTTGTTTCTGTAGAAATCCTTTCCTCGTCCTTAAAAAGCCAATTGGAAGATATCTCTGTTAGAGAAACGGAACGTGAATTTGGTCACCATGGGCATAGCCACGGTCATGCGCACGACCACCACCACTAA
- a CDS encoding acyl-CoA dehydrogenase produces the protein MSGTNENLILKYGEPGSIYPRNFTQSAAVGFYRSWKPILIQEGYYDFLLGFESYLEFQKKLSVLAEEPVGVSLALSCMVEVNVAGGILSHATRIQREEQSENLNPNAVGVLDSLWQAFRAGGSTKIFAVGVSEPGWETKLRKLSSTVKDEKLSGTKSFITNGAEADIIFWVIKSEEKNPVYLVRRYQNQTNPNLNSDASDISNQMIEESFHTDFTPLVTHLKLTLCEYPISPEDLVLENYGKLGMELRLKELLSLVSLLIGKIKKVSLENKLVNDEREKLKLWRDNFLGNCQGNPDADFLLSGFPFPTEDLLLALCKHWNLDSPKDLKSMDPDYQLFVWEDQFTQMLIQKKKRKLS, from the coding sequence GTGAGTGGAACAAATGAGAATTTAATTTTAAAGTATGGGGAGCCTGGTTCGATATATCCTAGGAATTTTACTCAAAGTGCAGCCGTTGGGTTCTATCGGAGTTGGAAACCCATCCTCATTCAGGAAGGTTACTACGATTTCCTTCTTGGTTTTGAATCTTATTTAGAATTTCAAAAGAAACTTTCTGTTCTCGCAGAAGAGCCAGTCGGTGTTTCTTTGGCTCTGTCTTGTATGGTGGAAGTGAACGTGGCCGGTGGGATTTTATCCCATGCAACACGAATCCAACGGGAAGAACAAAGCGAAAACCTAAACCCAAACGCAGTTGGGGTTTTAGATTCCCTTTGGCAGGCTTTTCGCGCTGGAGGTTCTACAAAAATTTTTGCCGTCGGAGTGAGTGAACCTGGTTGGGAAACAAAACTCCGTAAGCTGAGTTCCACTGTAAAAGATGAGAAACTATCCGGAACCAAATCCTTTATCACCAATGGAGCGGAAGCGGATATCATCTTTTGGGTGATTAAATCAGAGGAAAAAAATCCTGTTTATTTGGTCCGGAGGTATCAAAACCAAACGAATCCAAACTTAAACAGCGACGCATCCGACATTTCCAACCAAATGATAGAGGAATCTTTCCATACTGATTTTACTCCCTTAGTGACTCATCTCAAACTGACGTTATGCGAATATCCGATTTCCCCAGAGGATCTAGTCTTAGAGAACTATGGAAAATTGGGAATGGAACTTAGGCTAAAAGAACTCCTTTCGCTTGTTTCCTTACTGATTGGAAAAATCAAAAAAGTTTCATTGGAAAATAAATTGGTAAATGATGAGAGGGAGAAACTTAAACTTTGGCGAGATAACTTTCTTGGCAACTGCCAAGGAAATCCCGATGCCGATTTTTTACTCTCTGGTTTTCCCTTTCCGACGGAAGACCTTCTTCTTGCGCTATGTAAACATTGGAATTTAGATTCTCCAAAAGACTTAAAGTCAATGGATCCAGATTACCAACTTTTTGTTTGGGAAGACCAGTTCACACAAATGTTGATCCAAAAGAAAAAACGAAAACTCTCTTAG